In Anolis carolinensis isolate JA03-04 chromosome 4, rAnoCar3.1.pri, whole genome shotgun sequence, the genomic window gtggtgctcatctccatttctaagccggcattgtccatagacacctccaaggttatgtggccggcatgacaactctttcaggggtgaatttcccttccaagaggtaaatttctctcccttcctgttgtttTACCCCCCACCCCCTTTAACTATTGTAAGCtggatgtttgcaacttgggggcTACCTGCATAGGGTCAACTGCatctggttaataataataataataataataataataataataataataataataataatttataccccgcctccatctccctggaagGACTCGGACGGCTTACAAGGGTCGaacccagataaaaacagtaacaatataaaacacatcaaatgtaccaagacatgtgcaattataaaaacagacatatacatatacaggtaaaatagcagacttaataacataattaaaacacaagttaaaaataGACTGAATAAAGTGCATGTGTTATGTTACTCCTAAGTGTCTTTGAGCCATTTTCAATTTATGGAGGCAAGGCAACCCTATGACTATTTTCTttccaagatttattcagaagaggtttgccatggccttcctctAAGAGAATGGGGCTGATGTCACCCATGTTTTCCATGGCCCAACGGGGATGTTTAACCTGTTCTCCCAAAGtcatagagcccttccacactgcccctttaccccaggatctgatcccagattatgtttttcccaggttatctggcagtggggactcataaaacatttaaaaccttaACAATGTATAATTCTGGAATTTTGTTTGGAAATTTATTTCCAAAAATGTACACCTCTTGCCTAGATTCCAATAGGAGAGGAGTGGTGCGACGTTTGGTAATTTCAGGTGAATTTTAACCTCTTGAGTCAATCATTATTATAACAATGTGtggtcgaaggttttcatggccagaatcactgggttgctatgagttttctgggctgtatggccatgtccagaagcgttctctcctgatgttcctcccacatctatggcaggcatcctctgaggttgtgaggtgtgttagaAACTAGGAaagaggtgtttatatatctatggaatgtccagggtgggagaaagaactcttgtctatttaaagcaagtgggaatgttgcaattggccatgcctgatgtatatacagtagagtctcacttatccaacattcacttatccaacgttctggattatccaacacatttttgtagtcaatgttttcaatacatcgtgatattttggtgctaaattcgtaaatacagtcattactatttagcattactgcatactgatctattttttctgtcaaatttgttgtataacatgatgttttggtgcttaatttgtaaaatcataacctaatttgatgtttaataggctccttcttaatctctccttattatccaacatattcgcttatccaacgttctgccggcccgtttatgttggataagtgagactctactgtacattggtaGACAGGTGGCAGCCTTTTGTTAGCCAAGTTCAAGCCAAACAGCCCGGCCAGGCGCTGTAAGCAGGTGGAACTCCGCCACCTATAAGCCACTCTTCTCTTTACACCTGAGAGGAGCAACCTGCTTGGGCGAAGGAAAGGGGAGCGGTAAGGAGAGGCCCGTCTTGTGCCCCTTTGATTGGACGAGCCTCCtgggaggggcggggcttggcGGAGGCCTTTTAACCAACCCAAAGCCCAGGCAGGAGCTCAAAAACAACCTGCTGCATGTTGGTGTCCGTTCAGCGGGCAGCCCGTTCACAAACAGCCCCTCGAAAAGGGCGGGAAGACCGCTCCTCCTCCTGAGGGTTATTCTAAGGTGCTGTCTTGAGGGGGAAAGCGCGCGAAGGAGAGAGAAGAGCAGCAAAAAACAGAGGAAGAGGAACCAAAAGGGAGAAAAGTTGTCGTCTCCGAAGTTTCCTCAGACACCTGTTCGCCTCAGGAGCCAGAGCGCATCATTCCTTCAGTGGGGAGAGGTGACAGAAGTGGCAACGACTTGATTACAGGCAAAGCGTTGGAAAGAACGTCCTGTGGGAATCTTGTCCCAGAGGGGAGAAGAAGCGCCTCCCTTTTCCGCCTCATGAGGGAAATTACCAAACTACCTTAAAGCAGGGAGAAGAGAGGAATTGCGGGACACACACAGCCATGAAGCTGGAGGTCTTCGCGCCTCGCTACGAGGACAAGCATAGCGGCAGTGACCAGGAAAGCGGCGGGAGTATTAGCAGCAGCCAGGCGGCCTCTCCGTCGGCGGGCGAGAGCGAGCCGGGCTCGGACGGGGACTTCCGCCAAGCCAAgccctctcctccccctcctcctcctcagccggGGAAGCCCTACACGCGCCGCCCGAAGCCGCCCTTCTCCTACATCGCGCTCATCGCCATGGCCATCCGGGACTCGGCGGGCGGGCGCCTGACGCTGGCCGAGATCAACGAGTACCTGATGGGCCGCTTCCCCTTCTTCCGCGGGGCCTACACGGGCTGGCGCAACTCCGTGCGGCACAACCTCTCGCTCAACGACTGCTTCGTCAAAGTGCTGCGCGACCCGGCCAGGCCCTGGGGCAAGGACAACTACTGGATGCTCAACCCCAGCTCCGAGTACACCTTCGCCGACGGCGTCTTCCGCAGGAGGAGGAAGCGCATCAGCCGGCCCAGCACCACGACGTCGCCGGCAGCAGCCCCGGAAAGCCCCAAGCCGCCCGCACCGACGCCATCGCCCTCCTCCTCTAACACCACCACCAAATTCTCCAGCTCCTTCGCCATCGAGAGCATCCTGAGCCGCCCTTTCCAGCCCTCCGAGCGGCGAGACCAAGCCCCCTCTCCGTGGGGCTTCCTCCCGCAGCAACCCGTCGCCTATGGCTTCTTCCCTCCGTTCCCACTCgcggcgcctcctcctcctctctaccCTCCCGAAGGAAAAGCCTTGGCCTCCTCTGCAGAAGCGCTACGGACGCTCGGGGCGGCCCAGCTCTACTGCCCCCTCCGGCTGCCCGGGGTATTGCAGGCGGGGCAGGCGGTGTGCCTCCTATAGGGCCAAAGAGAGAGACTCACTCTCCTGGAGGAAAGGGGAAGCTAGGAAAGCCTCCCCCACCTTTGCAGGAATGGAGGGAGAAGTCAAAGAATTTGGGGTGGAGGGGTTCAAAgggttgtaaaactacaactcccagggttccataataTGGAGCAATGGCTATTAAAATGTCATCAAACTGCACTAAGTTgatagtgtagatgtgcccaagtCAGCCACTGCCAACAGCAACTTTGGctgcatctagaccaggcatgggcaaactttggccctccaggtgttttggacttcaactcccacaattcctaacagccggtaggtgcATCtgctccaggcatgggcaaacttcaaccttctagatgttttggatttctactTCCACAATTCCTGTCGGACTGTAAACtgggagaaatccaaaacatctggacggccaaagtttccccatgcctgtcgAATGGgtgtagtttgatgccactttatctGACAagcaccttctctgccaaataatgctgttgCCTCgccagactacagctcccacgacTCCATAGCTTGGAGCAATGGTATCAAGCTGCACTAATTTGACAGTGGAGATGTGCCCAAGACAGTCACTGCCGCAATAGCAACTATGGCTGCACCTAGAGGCTGTGGAATGAATGCTGTCTGATTGCAGGCAGGGTGCCTTGTATAGGCCCAAAGATACTCTCCTGGAGGAATGAGGGAGCTGGTGAATCCTCCTCACCTTTCCAGGAATGGAGGAGGGAGGTCAAAGAATGTGAGGGACTGAAAGAAGAGGGGTGTCAAAAAATGGGGGAGCCTAGGGCGGGTGCATTtacttcaggcatgggcaaacttcagccttctagatgttttggatttcaacttccacaattcctatctGACAGTAAACTgtgacctgaagtccaaaacacccggaggaccaaagttttCCCGTGCCTGTCGAAAgaatgtagtttgatgccactttatctGACaggcaccttctctgccaaataatgctgttgcctcaccagactacagctcccacaactcCATAGTATGGaccaatggtgtcaaactgcactaatttgaCAGTGGAGATGTGCCCAAGACAACCACAAGAGCAACTATGACTgcacctagaccagtggttctcaacctgtgggtccccaggtgttttggcatacaactctcagaaattccagccattttACTACtgtagctgttaagatttctgggagttgaaggccaaagctttttgggacccacaggttgagaaccgctgatctagatactgtggaatgaatgttgTCTGATACTACTTTAGCTGCTTTGGCTCCATGATGTGTGGGATCCTAGCAGTTGTTTTGTTCTCTTGGGCAGAGTAGGGTTGTAAAAATACAATTCCCAGTGTTCCATGGCATAGAACAATGGTGATTAAAATGacatcaaactgcactaatttgaTAGTATAGATGTGTTCAAGACTTCCATATCAGCAACTGTGGCTGCATCTAGACACTGGAATGAATGCTGTCAGATGCTACTTTAACTTCCTTGGCTCCATgatgtggaatcctaggagttgttttGCCCAGccttcttgggcagagaaggattgtaaaactacagctcccagggttccATGGCATGGAGCAATGGTGATTAAAATGACATCAAAATGCACTGATTTGATAGAGCAAATGTGCCCATGACAGCCACTGCCACAACAACTATGGCTGTATCTACTGAGGGATGAATGCTGTCAGATGCTacttaactgccttggctccatGATGTGGAATCCTAGAAGTTGTTTTGCCCAGCTCACTTGGGCAGagaatcccaagattccacagcatggagccatggtggtCAAAGTGGTGCCCAACTGTattcaggcatgggtaaacttcagccctccagtttgttttggacttcaatgcccagaaatcccagccagtttaccagctgttagaaactgtgggagttgtagtccaaaatacctggagggccgaagtttgcccatgcctgattgtaGAGGTGCCCCCAACCCCTGGGAAAAGAAACCCCACCCAGAGAGACTGTGCCTTAATTATATGGGCTTGAGACAAAACCCCCAAAGAGAGCTGGTTTGTCTTTTAGGGACCTCTGGGCTTTTTACTGATTGGTTGAAAAGAATCAGCTCTCTACCAGTGGTTGACTGTGCCTTTGTTTTAGGGACAGACCTCCTCTTGCCATTCCAAAGTTTTTTAGACAGCTTTGTGTTCTTCAATGGAAGGGTGTGTTGTTGTTTGTTCTTTCACACAGTGTGAAACCCAGGAATACGTTCAATTTCGTTCAATGCTCTTTGCTTCTATAAAGTCATTGTACAGAGGAGTGCGGCAAGATTGCCATGTTCAAACCACTGGTAGTCTCTTACAGGGGATAAACCTTAAACTTAACCAGGGCTGCCAACTATTTCTAGTGATAGGGCTCCTATGCCTATGCACAGAAGTAAGGTGGCAGTGGATTTCAGAACCATCAAGGCTGTAGCTACCCCTCCCTGGGAGTGACCCTATTTAATTTCAAATTAAACCTAGATCTGTgttgtgaaggctttcatggctgaaatcactacgttgttgtgagttttctgggctctttggccatgttccagaaacattctgtcctgaagtttcacccacatctatggcaggcatcctcagaggttgtgaggtgttggaaactaggcaaattgggtttatatgtctgtggaatgtccagggcaggagaaagaactcttgtctgttggaagcaagtgtgaatgttgcaattgatcaccttgattagcattgaatagccttgcagcttcaaagcttagctGGTTCCTGTctgggacattccacagatatataaaccccacttacctagtttccaacagacctcacaacctcggaggatgtctgccatagatgtgggtgaaacctcaggagattatgcttttggaacatggctcacaacaacccaaacctAGATCTGTTTACAGCTCCAGAAGCAACCATATTCTCATGGAGATCCCACTCAGAACAGAAAAGAGAAAGTTCTGCTTCTGCTCATGGAGCATACATTCCATTAGTCTTCTTCCTCGCCTGTGTATTTGCATAGAATTGTAATCTTCGACATGCACTGGAGACTTAGGTTTGAAGACTATCACCTTAAAGCCTTGACTCAAGGAAGTCTAATTTCAGTCCCAAATTCTTGATCCTGCCCAGCTTAGAGATTTGGACTTTTCCATATAATCAGGAGTTGCGACACTGTAGCCTTGTTTGAAAACCGGAATAGATCTGGGTTATAAATTATttatctcggggggggggggggctatttaATGTGCGAGTATCTGTTTGAACGAGTCGAGTCTCTTCTCTTCCCCCAGGggtggggaaaaagaaagaaaatgtttctttgAGGTGCCTCCTCATATAGGGGGAGAGGTCTATCCTGCAAACACTTGATTCAGCCAAGGGATCTGCGCGAAAGAACCCACCCAAAAGGACTATCCTACTGCCAAAGGGAAAGCCGGTAAAGAAAGACTGTTTGTGGGGCCGGAAACGCGTGTGCTTCAGGACACTCTTGAGACCTTGGCTATTTTTCAAATAAAAGTTGGACTCAACGCCGTTGCGTGTGTGGAGCTTTGTGTGCACTGAGCAGAGAGCTCAAGGGGAATTTTCTGGTGCCAGGAAAAATCAGGGGAATTGGGTCTGCAGCTATTTGGGACACTTCCTTGAAATGAGTCATTTTcgccttcccttttcttcctcctctaatatgtatatcctgcttttctctcttaaaCAAGAGTCAAAGCGGTTCATATATTGGAAGTCGtgtcctggaagttgtaggcgaTCTAAGTATACTATTACCTATGTAAAGCAAATATTCCCCATTCCATTGTGTGGCGCTTTAGACGCATTTGTTTCCTCGAATTGAAGGGaccatctatatcagtggttcccaaccttttttttttttttttttacattaataccaaaagggttacgaatcagttttgggtaaactttagattcagtttggttatttggagtgctgattcagaaaattgtattggatagaccacatcagctctagtttctgatacagaacatctgccatccagtagtcaccatctgctcgcccacagaaaatcatatttaataatctagagctgatgtggtctgtccaatgcaattttctgaatcagcaccccaaacaaccccaggaacaagcctaagtGAAACCCAAAAAACTGTCCCTAACGgctttaatcatcatcatcatcatcgtcatcatcataatcactttgggggactaaacagggtctAACAAgtggctgctttcccattacaactcttgtgtttggcaatgggagataataataatcacaacaacaacaacaactttagggGACTAAACAGGatcttacaaagggctgctttactattacaactgatgtgtggcaatgggagctaataacaactttgggggactaaacagggtcttacaaaggggCTGCTTTCCTATTACAACTGGTATGTGGAaatgggagatgatgatgatgatgataataataataataataataatagaaccactgatctatataatCTAACCCTTTAAGCAGGGAAGGCATCTATACTGTaacattaatgcagttcgactccacttgaactgctacTGCTCGATGGTGCTGgatcgtgggagctgtagttttgcaagccttTCTTGCCAAAGACTGCCAGTGCCTCTCCAAACGAAATCGCTCGGGATTCCAATAGCATTGAGTCACtgcaatcaaagtggtgtcaaactgcactgatcctacagtgtagatgcaccccggaACACCACCTCTGCCCAccttgatataatataatatattattatatgatatatattatatgtatatataatattatattagataCAGTAATAAAgctatttccccaggcaggaagccgccaagctttgaagctgcaaggctattcaatgctaatgaaggtgatcaattgcaatcacacttgcctcaaacagacaatagttctttctctcaccctggatattccacagatatataaaccccactgaggatgcctttcatagatgtgggtgaaacgtcaggagagaatgcttctagaacatggccatagagtccggaaaactcacagcaacccaaagatatAATAAAATCACACCTGACagctaatattagtaatattactccTAGTCCTATAATATGTCCCAAATACAGGGGCCCAGTGTTTCTTCCGGAGTTAAGTACCAGGGGCATTTGATGATAGAAGAGTTCAATCTTATAGGTGAAATCTTTCATCCACTTTTTCAGCCTTTCAGCTTTTTCGGGAAGGTCGTGGGGGGACAGTTTGTTTATAGCCGAGTTTGGGTCGGGCCACAACAGACCAGAAACAAAATAATCTTCGCCTTCTCAGGAATGCAGTCCAGGCGGCAGGGCGGGTACCTTGACGCGTGGAATGTTTTCCTGCTTCGGGTGGGAATACATTTGAGAAAGATCAAGTCCAAGGAGCCGGTCCGTGAGAGATTTCCTCCAGGAGGAAAGGATGTCAACagcgggtgcatctacacactgtCATACAGttcgacactactttaactgggtTACTGTGCGttttccagctgtatggccatgttccagaagcattcttttctgacgtttcgcctgcatctatggcaggcatcttcagaggttgtgaggtctgttgaaaaactagtcaagtggggtttatatgtctttgGAAtgtcttgtctctttgaggcaggtgtgaatgtttcaattgcccacctggattagcattgaatagccttttcaGATTCAAAGTCTGGCGGGGGGAatacattgttgggaggtgttagctggccctgattgtataatgcctagaattcccctgttttctgagagttgttctttatatGTGTATAGATGTTCGTGTGTGGATATTTTCggatattcacacacacacacacacatatacatacagacagacacacactcatacacacaAAAGAAGATAAAGGACTATCTATGAAGTCCTGGGATCTGAAGCCTGGTGACGCAGGTAAGGCTGgaaaccttgtaaaaccacagctcccaggatcccatagcattgagccatggcaatcaaacCGCATGATTTCtaaagtgcagatgcaccctatggCTCTTGATGTGTACCCACAGGCGGACAGATTAATTTCTGCCTGTCGGATTTAAAAGTCCTGCTGCAACAACGGATGTATTCATTAAGTTTATATACCCCCACCGAGGGCTTACAttaatttaaaatagaattttaacaaaatagaatggaataggccgcgttccagaagcattctctcctgacgtttcgcccacatctatggcaggcatcctcagatgttgtgaggtttgttggaaactaggcaaatggggtttatatatctgtggaaagtcaagggtgggagaaagaactcttgtctgcctgaggcaagtgtgaatgttgcaattgaccacattGATTAGTGTTGAATGGCCtttaagcttcaaagcctggctgcttcctgcctgagggaatcctttgttaactgcccctgattgtttcatgcctggaactcCCCTGCTTTCTGagagctgttctttatttactgtcctgattttagagggtgaaacgtcaggagagaatgcttctggaacatggtcatacagcccggagaactcacagcaactcagtaattccggccatgaaagccttcgacaacacatagaatggAATAATTCCAAACAGAAAATAGGCGCTGGCGACCATGTTACATTGAAAAAGGTGACAGTCCCAAAACTTCCTTTCAGTCGAGACTGGGGAGGAAGGTGCAGCCCAGAGAGATAAATATTTAGTTGGCCATTTGGACAGGATTTTTATTTCTTATACACAAGATTCGCAACCGTTGTGTCCAGGACTATTAATCCTGTCATACAGCAGCGAAGGATGCATCCATCCGAGTGGCTGCAGAAGGTGGCAACTaagttcttaaatacagtaatagaaAAGAAATCCTCTGAGTGagatatgatggtgatgatattattattattattattattattattattattattatcccatgaAGAATTGTGCACGcagagccattattattattattattattattattattattattgtggtggtgatattattattatcccatgaAGAATTGTGCACACAgtgcctgtattattattattattattattattattattattattattattattatggtgatattattattatcccatgaAGAATTGTGCACGCAGcgcctctatttattattattattattattattattattattattttatttttattatccaaCGAAGAATTGTGTACTCAgcgcctctattattattaatcattattattaatattactaataagactattaataattattatttttattatcagacGAAGACTTGTGTACACGGTGCCTCTATTATGcctctaatattaatattaataatacagtattattaatattaataatacagtattattaaaattaataatacaatGGCAGCTGGAGTGGTATCATTCTACAGGGGAGATGCACCCAACATGTTGACAtaggaagataaaatattaatattaataataccaggagtagttgtagtagtaataatagaggCGTACACAATTCTTCAATAAGGGTCCATTTGCCTATTTATTCCTCAGACTTTGAGTGACAGCCAAGAATGCCTCGCCCTTGCAAAACCCTATCTCTAGCAGGATCATACAAGCGATGGCACCGATTACATTGTACAGTCGTTATTAAATTTCTTATTAGGAAGCTCTGGATGTCAGAGTCGTTTTGGCAAGAGACGTCTTCCAAGGATAAGGAGAAGAGCTCCCTTATCctgggaagaaatctggagttgCCTTtccactatggaatgaatgcagcttgacactaatttaactgccatggctcaatactatggaatcctgggagttgtagtgcaacaAGAGCTTACGTTGCTCCAAGCTACAACTCCTAGCAtcgcatagcattgaaccatggcatctggagtagtgtcaaactgcatccattctatatGTTGACCATTGGCAGAGAAAAGCCTATGAATGAGCTTCCTTTGGGATATTTCCCACCTTCTGTTTTGACTGACACTTCCCATCGCTCAGCAATCTGTGCAATTCTCCCTTGCGAAATCGTTTCCTAAAACACCTTCTGTGTTTTTGTATGTCAGTAGAACAATACATTACCTTAAGATGTGGGGTTCGTCCCTCGAAATGGGCACCAGCCTTGATCACTCCCCTTTATCTGGATTCCTTTGTCAAAACAGGAAGGGTGGCCTACTCCAGAAAGGTTTCAGTCCGAAACCGCAAACTCAAGCCCCTTGATTTATGGGCTCGCTTCACCTTAAAGAGCTCCAGTtccattttattttctaaaaagAAATACTGATCCGAACCGAGACACCATTTTTACGACCACAGCCTTGCAGAAACAGCCTTCAAGCCTCCACATGGCCCCAATCTTggccaattatttatttatttatttatttacatcacttttaccccgcctttctctccgaggagactcaaagcggcttacagtaaataggcaaaaattcaattacACAGCTGGTCTGAAATGGAACCTGAATTGTCTGGGTGAAACTCGAGGTCATTCTCTTGGACCAGA contains:
- the foxq1 gene encoding forkhead box protein Q1; translation: MKLEVFAPRYEDKHSGSDQESGGSISSSQAASPSAGESEPGSDGDFRQAKPSPPPPPPQPGKPYTRRPKPPFSYIALIAMAIRDSAGGRLTLAEINEYLMGRFPFFRGAYTGWRNSVRHNLSLNDCFVKVLRDPARPWGKDNYWMLNPSSEYTFADGVFRRRRKRISRPSTTTSPAAAPESPKPPAPTPSPSSSNTTTKFSSSFAIESILSRPFQPSERRDQAPSPWGFLPQQPVAYGFFPPFPLAAPPPPLYPPEGKALASSAEALRTLGAAQLYCPLRLPGVLQAGQAVCLL